The following are from one region of the Serinus canaria isolate serCan28SL12 chromosome 8, serCan2020, whole genome shotgun sequence genome:
- the MFSD14A gene encoding hippocampus abundant transcript 1 protein has translation MTQAGKKKKRAVNRSIMLAKKIIIKDGGTPQGIGSPSVYHAVIVIFLEFFAWGLLTAPTLVVLHETFPKHTFLMNGLIQGVKGLLSFLSAPLIGALSDVWGRKSFLLLTVFFTCAPIPLMKISPWWYFAVISVSGVFAVTFSVVFAYVADITQEHERSMAYGLVSATFAASLVTSPAIGAYLGRAYGDSLVVVLATAIALLDICFILVAVPESLPEKMRPASWGAPISWEQADPFASLKKVGQDSIVLLICITVFLSYLPEAGQYSSFFLYLRQIMGFSSESVAAFIAVLGILSIIAQTIVLSLLMRSIGNKNTILLGLGFQILQLAWYGFGSEPWMMWAAGAVAAMSSITFPAVSALVSRTADADQQGVVQGMITGIRGLCNGLGPALYGFIFYIFHVELNELPMPESSSGGSAVAQYHLQQNSIIPGPPFLFGACSVLLALLVALFIPEHTNLNVRTSNWKKHCGSHGHPHSPQAPGEAKEPLLQDTNV, from the exons CCTCAAGGAATAGGTTCACCCAGTGTCTACCATGCTGTAATTGTGATCTTCTTGGAGTTTTTTGCTTGGGGACTCCTGACAGCTCCCACTTTAGTG GTTTTGCATGAAACCTTCCCAAAACATACATTTCTAATGAATGGTCTAATTCAAGGAGTAAAG GGCTTACTGTCGTTCCTCAGTGCCCCACTCATAGGTGCCCTGTCTGATGTGTGGGGACGAAAGTCCTTCTTGCTGCTAACGGTATTTTTCACCTGTGCGCCAATACCACTAATGAAGATCAGCCCATG GTGGTACTTCGCTGTAATCTCCGTGTCTGGAGTTTTTGCAGTGacattttctgtagtttttgcATATGTAGCAGACATAACACAAGAACATGAGAGGAGCATGGCCTATGGTTTG GTTTCAGCAACTTTTGCAGCAAGTTTGGTCACCAGCCCCGCTATCGGTGCCTACCTTGGCCGAGCGTACGGCGACAGCCTGGTGGTGGTGCTGGCTACAGCAATCGCCTTGTTGGACATTTGTTTTATCCTTGTTGCTGTACCGGAATCGCTGCCAGAGAAGATGAGGCCAGCGTCCTGGGGAGCACCCATTTCATGGGAACAGGCTGACCCCTTTGCA TCTCTGAAGAAAGTCGGCCAAGACTCCATTGTGCTGCTAATCTGCATAACAGTCTTTCTTTCCTACCTCCCAGAGGCAGGCCAATATTCCAGCTTCTTTTTATACCTCAGACAG ataATGGGATTTTCATCTGAAAGTGTTGCAGCATTTATAGCAGTTCTTGGGATTCTTTCCATTATTGCACAG ACAATAGTGTTGAGTTTACTGATGCGGTCCATTGGGAATAAGAACACCATCCTGCTGGGCCTGGGGTTCCAAATACTGCAGCTGGCCTGGTACGGCTTTGGGTCAGAGCCATG GATGATGTGGGCAGCCGGCGCTGTGGCTGCCATGTCCAGCATCACTTTCCCAGCTGTCAGCGCCCTGGTCTCACGAACTGCTGACGCCGACCAGCAGG GTGTTGTTCAAGGGATGATTACAGGAATTCGAGGACTGTGTAATGGTTTGGGACCAGCGCTTTATGgttttatattctatatatttcACGTTGAATTGAATGAACTGCCCATGCCCGAATCATCGTCTGGAGGTAGTGCGGTTGCTCAATACCATTTACAGCAG aACTCCATAATTCCTGGACCCCCATTCTTATttggagcctgctctgtgctgttggCACTACTTGTTGCCTTGTTTATTCCTGAACATACAAATCTAAATGTAAGAACCAGCAACTGGAAGAAACACTGTGGCAGCCACGGCCATCCCCACAGCCCACAAGCTCCTGGTGAAGCTAAAGAACCATTACTGCAAGACACAAATGTATGA
- the SASS6 gene encoding spindle assembly abnormal protein 6 homolog, which translates to MAAERIFDRPVSVRVRGCGCEERRLNVRVNIELLSISNPVPKKDLAVRLTDDTDPFFLYNLVISEEDFQSLKSQQGLLVDFSAFPQKFIDLLQQCIQEQNKDIPRFLLQLVSSAPALDHAPVSLNVVETNPFKHLTHLSLKFLPGTDAEIKKFLANCLKCLKEDKMMLEEKLKKTEEDLTRQLSYTQQSLSEKSRELDKLKNEWTSYTTALSNKHSQELTSEKERALQAQTQYQQQHEQQKKELENLHQKSIQQLQNRLSELEVINKDLTERRYKGDSTVRELKAKLSGLEDECQRAKQEVLSLRRENTTLDAECHEKEKLVNQLQTRVAVLEQEIKDKDQLVTRTKEVLDATQEQKVILEESTEEKQRHIEKLETTIKSLSAELLKANEIIKKLQGDLKTLMSKLKLKNTVTIQQEKLLAEKEEKLQKEQRESQEMGQSLHMKEQEVCKLQEQLESTIQKLEESKQLLKTNENVITWLNRQLSEVQMAKKLDSPASAHAGGRPAVSPLSMPDRPSFHSSGMSHPISPLYAFQNFLDPIHSKNGNSQCPVSKVQLNSQLLKPSRCADAHTVPASGHTANKENGDQLGLESKYFRKKDDSIPLRGLSQNTLNSEYLRPYMPAKAQPSPKAAGTPASAYFPGS; encoded by the exons ATGGCGGCGGAGCGGATCTTCGACCGGCCGGTGTCGGTGCGAGTGCGGGGCTGCGGCTGCGAGGAGCG GAGATTAAATGTTCGAGTGAATATTGAACTACTGTCAATTTCTAATCCTGTTCCTAAAAAG GACTTAGCTGTTCGATTGACTGATGATACtgatccttttttcctttataaccTTGTCATATCAGAGGAAGATTTTCAAAG TTTGAAATCCCAGCAAGGTCTCTTGGTAGACTTCTCTGCTTTCCCGCAAAAATTTATAGATCTGCTTCAGCAATGCATTCAGGAGCAGAACAAAGATATCCCAAG GTTTTTGCTGCAGTTAGTTTCTTCAGCACCTGCTCTAGATCACGCACCTGTTTCTTTAAATGTAGTGGAGACCAACCCTTTCAAACACCTTACCCATCTTTCTCTAAAATTCCTGCCAGGAACTgatgcagaaataaagaagtTTTTAGCCAACTGTTTGAAATGCCTTAAG GAGGATAAAATGATGTTggaagaaaagcttaaaaaaactgaagaggATCTTACCAGGCAACTGAGCTACACTCAACAG AGCTTGTCAGAGAAGAGCCGGGAACTtgacaaactgaaaaatgaatgGACATCCTACACTACAGCTCTGAGCAACAAACACTCACAGGAGCTGACAAGTGAGAAGGAAAGAGCTCTCCAG GCACAAACTCAGTACCAACAACAGCATgaacaacagaaaaaggaattggAAAATTTGCATCAGAAAAGTATTCAGCAGTTGCAGAACAGGCTCTCAGAACTCGAGGTCATCAATAAAGACCTAACAGAGAGGAGATACAAAGGAGACTCCACAGTCAGAGAACTGAAAGCAAAGCTCTCTGGATTAGAAGAT GAATGtcagagagcaaagcaggaggtgCTGTCTCTGCGCCGGGAGAACACAACTCTGGATGCTGAATGTCATGAAAAAGAGAAACTCGTTAATCAGCTGCAGACACGAGTTGCTGTCTTGGAACAAGAGATCAAAGACAAAGATCAGCTCGTCACCAGAACAAAAGAAGTCTTAGATGCGACACAGGAGCAGAAG GTGATACTGGAAGAGAgtacagaggaaaaacaaaggcaTATTGAAAAACTAGAGACAACAATTAAGTCGCTGTCTGCTGAACTCCTTAAG gctAATGAAATTATCAAGAAGTTACAAGGAGATTTGAAAACTCTAATGagtaaattaaaattgaaaaatacagtaacaattcagcaagaaaaactattggcagaaaaagaagagaaacttCAAAAAGAGCAGAGGGAATCGCAGGAGATGGGACAATCTCTTCACATGAAAGAGCAGGAG GTTTGCAAGCTACAAGAGCAGCTAGAAAGTACAATACAAAAACTTGAAGAAAGTAAGCAGTTACTGAAAACCAATGAAAATG TTATCACGTGGTTAAACAGACAGCTGAGTGAAGTTCAGATGGCAAAGAAGCTGGACAGTCCTGCCAGTGCCCATGCTGGTGGGAGACCTGCTGTTTCACCTCTCAGCATG CCTGACCGACCATCCTTTCATAGCTCTGGAATGAGTCATCCCATTTCGCCTCTCTATGCCTTCCAGAACTTTCTGGATCCGATACACAGCAAAAATGGAAATTCCCAATGTCCAGTATCAAAG GTTCAGTTGAACTCACAGCTTTTGAAACCCAGTCGCTGTGCAGATGCTCACACAGTGCCTGCTTCTGGTCACACAGCAAACAAGGAGAA TGGTgatcagctggggctggaatcaaagtatttcaggaaaaaagatgaCAGCATTCCTTTACGGGGGCTTAGTCAAAACACACTTAACTCGG AGTACCTGAGGCCGTACATGCCAGCCAAAGCACAGCCATCGCCAAAAGCTGCTGGGACACCAGCCTCGGCCTATTTTCCTGGATCATAG
- the TRMT13 gene encoding tRNA:m(4)X modification enzyme TRM13 homolog isoform X2: MAARGPLGAAMAAPEPGRCAHFVLRKKRFCKMIPAPGRRFCGEHGHEEEQNDRKRIPCPLDPKHTVYEDQLQKHLKKCNSREKPKPVYFVQDINAGLKDAAEIPEKQVPLSSLSIEELQNLITRLKKATNGLELHLKEQILSHQALQEALSDPKNGESAFKHLKQQASILGNMEKLHLLGPGKCFVEFGAGRGKLSHWLDIALENVESVQFLLVERATTRFKVDGKHKRRDSIFERLQVDIQHLCLNKVPILEKKKLPVVGIGKHLCGAATGMNYRRVNCRKSGYKLTL; the protein is encoded by the exons ATGGCGGCGCGGGGGCCGCTGGGAGCGGCGATGGCGGCGCCGGAGCCGGGACGCTGCGCTCACTTCGTGCTGAGGAAGAAGCGCTTCTGCAAGATGATCCCGGCGCCCGGCAGGCGCTTCTGCGGGGAGCACGGGCACGAGGAG GagcaaaatgacagaaaaagaatTCCGTGCCCTCTTGATCCAAAACA CACTGTATATGAAGACCAACtacaaaagcatttaaaaaaatgtaactcAAGAGAGAAGCCAAAGCCT gtctaCTTTGTTCAAGATATTAATGCTGGTTTAaaagatgcagcagaaataCCAGAAAAACAG gTTCCACTATCTTCTCTATCTATCGAAGAGCTCCAGAATTTAATTACTAGGTTGAAAAAAGCAACTAATG GCCTGGAACTTCATCTTAAGGAACAAATACTGTCCCACCAGGCTTTACAAGAAGCCTTAAGTGACCCAAAGAATGGGGAATCTGCTTTCAAACACCTGAAACAACAG GCTTCTATTTTAGGTAACATGGAAAAATTGCATTTACTTGGTCCAGGAAAGTGTTTTGTTGAGTTTGGAGCTGGGCGAGGAAAGCTGTCTCATTGGCTTGATATTGCTTTAGAGAACGTTGAGAGTGTTCAGTTTTTGCTTGTGGAAAGAGCAACCACAAGATTCAAG GTGGatggaaaacacaaaaggaGGGATTCCATATTTGAGAGGCTTCAAGTAGACATTCAGCACTTATGTTTAA ataAGGTACCtattttggagaagaaaaaactaCCAGTGGTAGGAATTGGGAAGCATTTGTGTGGTGCTGCAACAGGTATGAATTACAGACGTGTGAACTGCAGAAAGTCAGGATATAAGCTTACACTCTGA
- the TRMT13 gene encoding tRNA:m(4)X modification enzyme TRM13 homolog isoform X1, with product MEKLHLLGPGKCFVEFGAGRGKLSHWLDIALENVESVQFLLVERATTRFKVDGKHKRRDSIFERLQVDIQHLCLNKVPILEKKKLPVVGIGKHLCGAATDLALRCLVESYTTCCDGKDEEPAPKRCRAVQTEVAPHKSAGNESITEDHKPVAGIVIALCCHHKCDWTHYVGREFFKSVGLGPVEFHYFQRMSSWATCGMQETTSKASTSEDSGDQTNDTEEHEHTLSRTASGSDTLQGILSVEERKEIGCLCKRLIDHGRIEYLQQRGYKAALQYYTEPAVSLENVLLTAVPSPSVIPEPTI from the exons ATGGAAAAATTGCATTTACTTGGTCCAGGAAAGTGTTTTGTTGAGTTTGGAGCTGGGCGAGGAAAGCTGTCTCATTGGCTTGATATTGCTTTAGAGAACGTTGAGAGTGTTCAGTTTTTGCTTGTGGAAAGAGCAACCACAAGATTCAAG GTGGatggaaaacacaaaaggaGGGATTCCATATTTGAGAGGCTTCAAGTAGACATTCAGCACTTATGTTTAA ataAGGTACCtattttggagaagaaaaaactaCCAGTGGTAGGAATTGGGAAGCATTTGTGTGGTGCTGCAACAG ATCTTGCTTTGAGATGCTTGGTTGAAAGTTACACCACTTGCTGTGATGGAAAAGATGAAGAGCCTGCACCAAAACGCTGCAGGGCTGTTCAGACAGAGGTGGCTCCTCACAAATCTGCTGGCAATGAAAGCATCACAGAAGACCATAAGCCTGTAGCTGGAATTGTTATTGCTCTGTGTTGCCATCACAAGTGTGACTGGACACATTATGTAGGCAGAGAGTTCTTTAAATCAGTAGGACTTGGACCAGTAGAATTCCATTATTTTCAGAGAATGAGTAGTTGGGCCACTTGTGGCATGCAAGAAACCACAAGCAAAGCTTCTACAAGTGAAGACAGTGGAGATCAAACTAATGACACAGAAGAACATGAGCACACTCTCAGCAGGACAGCAAGTGGTTCTGATACTTTACAAGG GATACTGAGTGTTGAGGAGCGGAAGGAGATCGGTTGCCTCTGCAAACGGCTGATTGATCACGGGCGGATTGAGTATTTACAACAGCGAGGATACAAGGCTGCACTGCAGTATTATACAGAGCCTGCTGTGTCCTTGGAGAATGTCCTGTTGACAGCTGTCCCAAGTCCTTCTGTGATACCAGAGCCAACTATATGA